In a single window of the Pseudochaenichthys georgianus chromosome 16, fPseGeo1.2, whole genome shotgun sequence genome:
- the plekhf2 gene encoding pleckstrin homology domain-containing family F member 2, translating into MVDRLANSEANSKRIGVVEGCFGTAGQPLVIPGRVLIGEGVLTKLCRKKPKARQFFLFNDILVYGNIVIQKKKYNKQHIIPLESVTIDTVPDEGDLRNGWIIKTPTKSFAVYAATATEKSEWMNHIGKCVVDLLQKSGKAPTGEHAAVWIPDSEATVCMRCQKVKFTPVSRRHHCRKCGYVVCGPCSDKKFLLPSQSSKPVRVCEFCFGQLTAGGLAPRADSISRLGSKFNNMSDDDDDDDSSD; encoded by the coding sequence ATGGTGGACCGGCTAGCGAACAGCGAGGCGAACTCTAAACGCATCGGGGTGGTCGAGGGCTGCTTCGGCACGGCCGGCCAGCCGCTCGTCATCCCTGGCCGCGTGCTGATCGGCGAGGGCGTGCTCACCAAACTCTGCCGCAAGAAACCCAAGGCGCGTCAGTTCTTCCTCTTCAACGACATCCTGGTGTACGGCAACATCGTGATCCAGAAGAAGAAGTACAACAAGCAGCACATCATCCCGTTGGAGAGCGTCACCATCGACACGGTGCCCGACGAGGGAGACCTGCGGAACGGCTGGATCATCAAAACGCCCACCAAGTCCTTCGCCGTGTACGCCGCCACCGCCACCGAGAAGTCCGAGTGGATGAACCACATCGGGAAGTGCGTGGTGGATCTGCTGCAGAAGAGCGGGAAGGCGCCGACGGGCGAGCACGCGGCCGTCTGGATTCCCGACTCGGAGGCCACGGTCTGCATGCGCTGCCAGAAGGTTAAATTCACGCCCGTGAGTCGCCGCCATCACTGCAGGAAATGCGGCTACGTGGTTTGCGGTCCGTGCTCCGATAAGAAGTTCCTGCTGCCCAGCCAGTCCTCCAAACCCGTGCGAGTGTGTGAGTTCTGCTTCGGGCAGCTGACGGCGGGGGGCCTGGCGCCGAGAGCGGACTCCATCAGCCGGCTGGGGTCAAAGTTCAACAACATGTCGGACGACGATGACGACGACGACAGCAGCGACTGA